In the Bacteroidota bacterium genome, CTGCTTTAACAGTTGGTGTTAGTGTCATTTTATTTCGGAGTGTCTAAGTTTTTGTTAAAGTTATTTAATTTCTAACTATTTGTAAATATCTATAATTAATTGGCTTCAGTTATATTGACTTCTCCATCTTCGGAGATCAAAATTTTCCATTTTTTATTTAAACTACATCCATCATCATAACAAGCGCCTTCATAAATTATCAGACCTTCGTATGTGAGGTAAAAATATCGGTAACTAACGTTTTGGTCGCCACCAATTTCATTGTATATATTCAAAACCTTTCCATTTTGTGTTGAATTATCAAGTAAAAGTATATTGCCGTATTTGCCATATTTTAGGGTGCTTTCAGAGTAATAATAATAACATTGATAGTTTCTAACATTTGGCAACATGTATTTTAAACTGTCGATGTTTCGTTGTGCTAAGGTATCAATATAAGTATTATTATTAAATGCACTTCCTATATTAATGTATTGCAAATTATAAATGGTTAAAACCGTATCAAGGGTGGGTTGGTTATTCAATGTTTCAAAACATGTGTAAACTTCATCAAATGTTTTGCCGACAGGTTGCTCAAGGTGACCATAGTTTTTCGGGTCAGCTTCCCAATGCATTTGATAAGTCAAGTTATTTAAACCGGCACAACCAAATGGCAAATTAATGTGATTATAATTATTATTATAACGAATAGTATCAACAGTAATTTGTCGTGTTTGCGGGTTATTTACATGGCCATGTGAATGCTTATTTGAACATGAAGCCACAAATATGCATAAGGTTGTACAAATTATAACTAAAGCCTTGCAGGGATTTGAGTACAAAAGCCTACCGATCATTTTATAATATTTTTTAATCAAATGCGATAATTTATCTACTTTAATTTAAAACATCCCATTTTCATTTATCATATTTTCCGGTACAGCTTGTCCGAAATCCCAAAGTTCAACAATTTTGCCATTTACAAATTTAAAAATATGCATTATAGCCAATTCGGTTCCTCCTATAGCTAGTTGAACACGTGAGTGAACAGCTACCAAATCGCCATCTTCCAATGCTCTTTGAATCTCAAATGTTTTATTTGGATTTATGGTTGCATTTTCTTCCATGGCTAACATTAATGTGTTGCTGTCGCCTTTAAAGAAGGCATTATGATGAATAAACTTATCGCTTACATATAAGTCAAAAGCCTTTCTTGATGCACCGGATGAGGTAAGGTTTAAAAATTGTTCCGCTTTCTCTTTATTTGTCATATATTATTTAGATTTAAATCTGTTCATTAATTAATTTTATCATTGATAACTTATTAAATATAACTTAATTATACATATAAAATATATTTAACAATTTAAAGTTTAAGTTTCATCATAATATCTGTTTGTTCATCATTCCCTAACTTAAAAATATGTTTATCAAATTCTACAAATCCGTTTTTTTTATAAAAATTTATCGCACGAGGGTTTTCCTCCCAAACGCCTAGCCAAACATATTCGGCATTGTGTTCCTGCGCTAAACTAATAGCTTTCTCATACAAAATTTGTCCAACCTGTTTGCCATGAAATGCTTTCAAAACATATATTCTTTCTATCTCAAGTGCTTTATCATCTTTTAATTCAGTTTGCGATTGCCCGTAATTTACTTTTAAATAACCAATTATTTCTTCTTCCAAAATGGCAAAATAAATTTCTGCATTTTTATTAGTTAATTCAGTTTGTAATTTTTCTTCTGAAAACCCCTCTTCTAAATACTTACGCATATTTTCTTCAGTATTGCCTGCAGCAAACGTCTCATAAAAGGTTTGTCGACCGATTAATTGCAACTGAGATATATCACTTGTTTGCACTTTTTTAATAATAATATTACTTTGTTCCATTTTCTAAATCCTTTTCTAAATTTTTAAAAACATAGTCATGTTCCTGTTTAATGCCTAATTTTTCAAGCGGACCCCAATAAAAACGTGGAGTTAATGCTGATGTATAAGTTGTAATACGGGTCATTTTACAGTGGTTATTGCCAACCGGCTCAAAATAATATATCGCTTCTTTAAATCCAAGCCAGTCGCGGCCGACAAGATTATAATCGATGACATCCATTTTCAAAATCTTGCCTCTTTCCAGTTCGGTAATTTTTCTACAATGTAGCCACTTCCAAAATCATTGTTACTTGACTTACCCGCTTCAAAATAGCATGTCCTTATGCCACCCACTTCCTCTTTATCCATTATACATTTAGTAGGTATGGGAGATCAAAATACATGAGATACGGTTTTTCCGCATCGAGTGTATCTACTGATTTAATGGCATCGTAAACCATCTCAGGAGGGAAATTAAAAATTTGTTCCGTTGACACCGCTATTACCGTTTCGTTTTTTTGATTTAAAAAGTGTTCGCCCGGCGCGGCTATTAAAAATGGAATTATAGGGGTCATTAAAATAAACAAATTGTTTGTTCCCTTAATATTTTTATATCGTTTAACTAAGTGCGTAATAACATAGCCGAGAAAAATTAATGGAACTATAATTGGAATTGCCATAACAATGCATAAAAACCCGGACAAGCCCGGAACAGACATTCCTAGAAGCACAAAAACGGTTGTTAAAAAAACGCCGGCTAAAATATATTTTTTATTCGGCATGGCACCAATAGCTATGCCTAACACAACAGGAAGCAGAATAAAAAGGACCCAGCTATAATTTACTAAGCCCATAAAAAGAAATATAATGCCGGTCCCGAGGAATATTAATGTAATGATAATAGATAACTGAAAACTTCTATCTTTTAAAATTGCCTTCATTCAATTTGTATTTGCCTGATAATGCGCTTAGGGCTACGCAGATATAAAAGTACATCAATTTAATAATGTAGGCAACCTCAAATCAATTGAAACCATAGTTATTTAACTTAATAACTTATGGTATTTCCATTTTTTCTGCCCAATTTAGTTCTTCCGGCAATATCACACTTGATAATTCAATATGAATAACACGGCGCCGGTTGATATTTAAGGTTCGGCTGCTGCTGTGTAATAGTAATGGTTTCATTAACATAACACCACCACGTGGTACGGTACAAGTAATTTCTGTTTCATTTTCCCAGTTAATGGTTTCGGGCCGATAAATTTGTTTAATGTGTGATTTTGGTATAATTTTTAAAGCGCCGTTAAGGTCGTTAGTATCGTCGAGGTGAATGCGTATGGTACTTATGTTTTCTAATATATGAATTGGGGGTTGAACTGCGAATTGGTTTTGTTTAACTGTCCATGGTCCATAATTTTGCAAAGGCAATTTTTTATCTACTGAAATAGTTAAATCCTGGTGATAAGAAACATACCAATTGGACGTTACCGGTTTATCGAAATAAATACTTTTTACTATAAAGTAGTTTTCACCCAATACAGTTTTTATTAAAGATTTAAGTTTACTGTTAAATATCAAATTGAGAGCTGTTGGAATTTCTTTCAAAAATTGCCGAATGGCAAATAATTCACTGCTTTTTCTAAATGTATCTTTTTGAGTGTCAGCAGATTCAATTTCGTGTATGATATTTATTATTTCTGTTTCGGTGTAAATATTTTCGCGCACCAAATAGCCATTATTATTAAATATCACTTTTTCAATTTCGCTCATTAGAATTATATCAGGTTAATTAATAATTTCCCCATTGTTGTCAGCTAACTTTTTGCGCCACATTTCAATTTCTTCCGGTGTTTGTCGGTTCCAATCTGTAATTTCACCTATAATTTTTAATGGAAATGTTGTTCGGTAGGAGCGTGTGGGATTTCCGGGAAATTTTTTATCTGTTACATTGGGGTCGTTTTCGAATGGACCGGTTGGAGCAACAATGTATACGCGTTCCTTGCCATTCCCTGACGCTAAAGCTGCTGCTAAGCCGGCACCGTTTGCTAAACCGGTAAAATAAATGTGATTCATGATAAGGTCGGATTTGTAGTTAGAGTTGCGACCGGGTATTAATTCGTCGCCGGGTTGTAAATCTGCTTTTGTGCCATGATAAAAGGGACCTTCATCAAAAACAATGTTGTTAAATGCTGCTGCTAATTTTAAATAAATGTTTTCGTTTTCGTAGTCGTTTAGTTGAGCATAACATGCAGCAATATTTACATATAAAGACGGTATGGTGCTATTAATAGCTATTTCATTTACTTCCTGTGCCAGGGCTAAAGCTTTTTTTAACAAAATTAATTTATCATTTGTATTTTGCTGCACACCTGAAATAAAATGCGTTGCTAAAAATTCTTCATATTTGTTGGAAGCCTCCGTTAATGCTTGTTTATAAATAAACCTAGCTTCGTCAGGTTTGCCTTGCTCTTCCAATTGTTTTCCCTGTAAACAATATTTAATAATTTTATTCGTGGGATTAAATTCCATGATTGAATATCTTTTTAACATATTAAAGGAAAACAAAAATCAACAACTATTCGGATAATCTTTTTGCCAGTTTTTATTATTAATAAAATATTTAAACCGGAGCGTAAAAACATGTTTAAACAGGTTTTCTTCTCCATTCAACAAAAAGGAATAACCATATAAAATATCAATAGCAAACAAACTTAAACCAACCGAAGGGCGCACATAATTACTGTTATTTTCAAAATCATAGAAGTAGTCCAGCCTTACTGTTCCCGGTGGCAGGAAAAAGTTCGAAATTTCTGCGAAAGCGCTTATACTTTGGCTATTATATTCATTGGTATAAAAATAGCTGTATCCAATACCCCACGATTTCATTGATAGGTTGAATCCACCGCCACTTGCGAATGTAGTTCCGTAGGTTCTGCCTATATTGGCGCTATATTCGGTGCAGGCTGATCGATTGTATGCAGCGCCTGCATACCATGAATTCCCTAATAATTTAGTTTTGGGCACATTTTCATGAATAATATAAAATGTATCAGGTGTATTGTGATTATGAACGTGGGTAGTATCTTCCACCTGGCTAAAAACCGGATTGGTTATTAGTGTGAAGCTAAAAACCGAATAGAGGAGAAGTAAAAGTTTCAATTTTTACTGTATTAGTTTGTTAGCAAATATTTTATTATTGATTAAAGATAATATTTATTTCGAGGATTTGGAAATTGAAATGTAATGTAACATTCATAGAATCTTACCGTATATTTAAACAATTAAAAATCAAATATATATGATTGTCTTAAATATTTTATCTGCATTTGATTGGAATTCACTGCTATTGGGAGCTGAAAACTGGCCATTTTTACTTGAAACATTGTTACGGACGTTTATCATGTTTATTGTGATTTTGGCTGGACTTAGATTATTGGGTAAACGGGGAGTAAAACAGTTATCCATTTTTGAACTTGTTGCAATAATAAGTTTAGGCTCTGCAGCAGGTGATCCGATGTTGTACAAAGATGTCGGTATTTTGCCAGCTGTATTGGTTTTTGTAGTGATTATTGTTTTATATAGTTTAGTTACCTATTTAGTTGGCCGTAACAAACAGTTTGAGCGATTGATGGAAGGCAAGCCATTAACGCTGATTAAAGAAGGTGTTTTTTCTATAAATAATTTTTCAAAAGAAGCATTAGGGGCAGATGAATTTTTTGCAGAATTACGTATACAGGGTGTTTCCCATTTGGGGCAAATAGAGGAGGCTATTATTGAAAGTAGTGGCGACATTAGTATTTTTTATTATAAGGATGAGGATGTTAAATATGGACTACCGATTATGCCCGGCACATTAGATAAAGCCCAGAAAGTGATTAACGAAATTGATTATTATGCCTGTGTGTTTTGTGGATTCACCAATAAATTACAACCTATTGCTAAACATATTTGTCCGGAATGTGAAAAAACTGAATGGGTAAAAGCAACTAATAAATTGCGTATTCGATGAAAATTATTTCCGTAGATGCAGTCCAGCCTTCGCTAAAGCATTTTTTAGTTTCGGTATAGTAGAGGGGCCTAAACCATGCAAACTGAGTAATTCATTTTCTGTAAAGTTTGTCATATCAAGCAGTGTTTTAATAGTGGCATTTTCAAGTGCACGCCGCGCCGGTGCGCTCAGCAATGATAAATAGCCATCTACAGGTTTTTTTTCTGCTTCACAAACAGGGCAAACGGGGCAATCACTGCTTTTATAAAATTGATGACCGTTTGAGCAGATTTTTAATTTTCCTTTTTTCGGCATGTAAACAAAATAGTTTAATTAGATTAACTACTTAATATTTTTATTTCTTCCGCTAAATTAATTCTTGCCTGTAATTCATATTTGTTGTAAAAGTAGGCAGTTTTATAAATTTTTTCCATGTTTAAAAAATGTAATAAAACCTTTTTTCTTCCCGGGTTATAAACTAAATCCGGGTAAATATTATACTCCCGCCTTATGTTTTGGTAGTATCCAGTATAAGCCTCGTGGGAATATCCTAATATAGAAAGGTCAGCATCCGTAAATAGATTTGTATCATGATCAGAAGAAAATACATGTGATTGCGTTGCAAGAATTTGTTTTTTGCAATTGCTAATGATATCGACAGGGACAGATAACATCAGCATTTTTTGCTCAGCATAGTCGGCACTTTTTTGCTCGTTGTCCGATTTAAGTGTATTGTAAATGATATCGTGATAAAACAAAGTGAATAATATGGTGTCCCAATTTTGTATTTGCGGTTTAACTGCAGTCAATTCATTTAACAAATTTTCAAGATGTTGTAATGTGTGGTAGTGTCGCTTTTTATTAGAATATTTATTTTCAATATCTTCCCATAATTTATTAAGCAAAGTTGTATCGGATGAATATTTATGAATTAGTGTTATGAAGATTGTTTTGAGCATAAGTTTTTACCTGTTAATTATTTAACTAAGTTAACAAAAAAATTTATCTCATCTACACACTATTCAATTAAAAAAAGTTTAGTAAAATTTGAACCATGTTGGTTAATTATAAGTTGCACCGGCTTATATTGGAAACAAACAAGTTGATGTACTAACGTGTTGATCTGTCCGCCGCTGCGGATGCTGATTAACAGCCGGATCCGGGTATTTAATTGCATGCTAACGTTTTATTTGCAATCAGAGGTTAAATGCAACTTGGAAATATTTAGCTTGGAAGGTTTATTGCTACGAAAACAGGTTGAGGTTTTGTTGATGAAGAGGATTTAATGCACTAATTTTTAAAAATATGGTAAACACCTGCTTTATTTAAGTGGACTTTTTGACTAAAATAGATGTCATACCATATTGTGCGTGTAAAAAGAACTATTGGCGGTTTTGCTGGATTATTATTCCTGATTGAAATTAAAATCGATTTCATTTTATATAACTTTTTCAGCGAACCATTATTTTTTATTGGATATAAACGATTATTTTTAATTACCAATATTTGCGGTGCAAGTGAATCTTTTTGAACACCGGAATAGAATAAAAGCATATTCGCCTCTTCACAGGTTAATCGCTCAGCAATTGTATCTTTTGACAATATAATTTCCAATTTATAATCACAAAATAAGGTATCATTAATTGTAACTGGTGTCAAATAAATTATATCTCCTTTTTGTTGCCAAACGCCGGTTTGCCAAAAGAAAACTACATCAATACCTATAGAAGAAAAAAATGTGGAATCAGACTTTAATTCAAGCTGATAACCGTATGCATCTTTATATGTGCCGCTTACATTTTGTCCATGGGTATTAAGCGTGCACAGAATTAGTAATATAGAAATTAGCTTAATTATTTGCATTTAAATTCATGGGTTCAGTTATAATAATATATTTATTCATGGTTTATCTCTGCCAACAAAACGTTCCTTTCCTAATAAAAAATTTATAGCTTTAGTAATATTTTTGGCAAGTGTAGCAGTTGTTTTCAAATTGGCCAGATAACGCACTATTTCTAACTTCCTGGATGCAGGCAGCTGATTGAAAATAAATTTGGCTTCCGGGTTTTTATTTAGTGCAGCTGTAAATGCAGGGGGTGCATGAACAATGCGTGGTTCGGGATCAAATGTGATGGTGATTTTTAGTTTTTCACCAATTCGTTTCGGTGAATTTTTCAGCATGGAAGTATTTATATATAAACGCCAGGCGCCGCTGTAGCGAATGAGCGTTTGTTTATATGGTTTGTTGTTAATTGTTCCGGTAATTGGAATATGACCTTTATCCTTACCGGCCAGTTTGAACACTTTGATTAAAATATTTTCAGGAACCGACACAAAAGGATTAATACCGATAATTTCTAATATGGCTTCGAATTTATACATTAATTATTCGGGTATCTGAATTTAAAATGAACTTTAATTATATTCTGATTCAGTAATGTAAGGAATCCACTTATCAAAACTTTCAAATCCAAACGCAGGATTATTATTAATCGCTATTGGAATGTTTTCATTAGCAGGTAAAAAATTTTCAAATTGCGCTTGTTTTAAATAAGATTGTTCTGAATCAAATTCAGTTGCTAATTCCGAATTCCAAACATCATATCCGCAAGCCAGACATTCATTTTCTTCGTCTACGGCAACTAATCCGCAAATTGCACATCCTTTTAAACTTGAAAAGTATAGGTTTACAGCGTTGTAGTCAAAACTTTTATATCCTCCCGGAATTTCTCTTAGAAGTGCATGCCAGTTTTCATAGTAAACTTGGGGAATAACAATGGTTTTGCCGTCCGCTAATTGGAAAGTGAGTTGTTCGGGACTGTAGGTACTGTCGATTACTTCGTTCCAAAAAATGGTGCGTTCAACAACATTACTTTTATCTTTTATTTGGAACCCATTCTCTACGATATCGATAAAACGAAATTTCGCCATTATTTCATCAATAAATCGTTTTGTCTGCTTTTGCCCCGGCAACAAAAACATTTTGGCGAAAAAAGACTTGAGGTTTTCTTTAATGGACATAAAATTGTTTTAATATTTACTTTATATTTTCAGAATAGAATTTATCTCTAATTAAAAATGTTAATTTTTCTATTAAAGTTATATCGGGCTTAGCCGGTAAGGGCGAGTTTTCGAAAGCTGTTTCCATTTCTAACTTTTTAAGATCTGCCATTTTTAATAATTCTTCGTATTCAAATTTACCTGACTTTATATTTAAAAGAAAGTCGCGATCATGGCGCTGAACATTTATTTTACCATCACGACCTATTTCGCAAGCCATTTCGAGTAAACGAAATACATGCATCATGTTTTTTGCATCATAACCTTTCCCATGCTCAGCGGTGGTAGCATATCTCTCGTTATTACGGTTATCAACCCATTCCCAGTACTCTTTATAATCTTTACAATATGCAGCATACCCATCCTTGTTGAAATATAAAATTCCTTCCTGTTTTGCACCTTTGGCTATTGAACTAAGCGATACATCATAAGATCCGACGTGTTTTATAATTCCATTATACAATGCATTGGGATTGTAATACAAGCCGTAAAGATCTTTCATATTCGATATATTTATTAATC is a window encoding:
- a CDS encoding nuclear transport factor 2 family protein, coding for MTNKEKAEQFLNLTSSGASRKAFDLYVSDKFIHHNAFFKGDSNTLMLAMEENATINPNKTFEIQRALEDGDLVAVHSRVQLAIGGTELAIMHIFKFVNGKIVELWDFGQAVPENMINENGMF
- a CDS encoding GNAT family N-acetyltransferase — encoded protein: MEQSNIIIKKVQTSDISQLQLIGRQTFYETFAAGNTEENMRKYLEEGFSEEKLQTELTNKNAEIYFAILEEEIIGYLKVNYGQSQTELKDDKALEIERIYVLKAFHGKQVGQILYEKAISLAQEHNAEYVWLGVWEENPRAINFYKKNGFVEFDKHIFKLGNDEQTDIMMKLKL
- a CDS encoding phytanoyl-CoA dioxygenase family protein, producing the protein MSEIEKVIFNNNGYLVRENIYTETEIINIIHEIESADTQKDTFRKSSELFAIRQFLKEIPTALNLIFNSKLKSLIKTVLGENYFIVKSIYFDKPVTSNWYVSYHQDLTISVDKKLPLQNYGPWTVKQNQFAVQPPIHILENISTIRIHLDDTNDLNGALKIIPKSHIKQIYRPETINWENETEITCTVPRGGVMLMKPLLLHSSSRTLNINRRRVIHIELSSVILPEELNWAEKMEIP
- the arr gene encoding NAD(+)--rifampin ADP-ribosyltransferase, translated to MEFNPTNKIIKYCLQGKQLEEQGKPDEARFIYKQALTEASNKYEEFLATHFISGVQQNTNDKLILLKKALALAQEVNEIAINSTIPSLYVNIAACYAQLNDYENENIYLKLAAAFNNIVFDEGPFYHGTKADLQPGDELIPGRNSNYKSDLIMNHIYFTGLANGAGLAAALASGNGKERVYIVAPTGPFENDPNVTDKKFPGNPTRSYRTTFPLKIIGEITDWNRQTPEEIEMWRKKLADNNGEIIN
- a CDS encoding DUF421 domain-containing protein produces the protein MIVLNILSAFDWNSLLLGAENWPFLLETLLRTFIMFIVILAGLRLLGKRGVKQLSIFELVAIISLGSAAGDPMLYKDVGILPAVLVFVVIIVLYSLVTYLVGRNKQFERLMEGKPLTLIKEGVFSINNFSKEALGADEFFAELRIQGVSHLGQIEEAIIESSGDISIFYYKDEDVKYGLPIMPGTLDKAQKVINEIDYYACVFCGFTNKLQPIAKHICPECEKTEWVKATNKLRIR
- a CDS encoding YdeI/OmpD-associated family protein, which produces MYKFEAILEIIGINPFVSVPENILIKVFKLAGKDKGHIPITGTINNKPYKQTLIRYSGAWRLYINTSMLKNSPKRIGEKLKITITFDPEPRIVHAPPAFTAALNKNPEAKFIFNQLPASRKLEIVRYLANLKTTATLAKNITKAINFLLGKERFVGRDKP
- a CDS encoding nucleotidyltransferase domain-containing protein, yielding MTIEDLREQNLIILECISGSKAYGLDTENSDTDIKGVFLASKESYYGLHYTPQISNSTNDITFYELGRFMELLATNNPNILELLSTPKHSIIYKHPFLEDIKPEMVLSKLCKSTFGKFALSQIKKAKGLKKKIINPVDKELKTILSFCYVNHENGSIPLNKFLENNSWIQENCGLINISNMKDLYGLYYNPNALYNGIIKHVGSYDVSLSSIAKGAKQEGILYFNKDGYAAYCKDYKEYWEWVDNRNNERYATTAEHGKGYDAKNMMHVFRLLEMACEIGRDGKINVQRHDRDFLLNIKSGKFEYEELLKMADLKKLEMETAFENSPLPAKPDITLIEKLTFLIRDKFYSENIK